AAGATCTCCTCGGAGATCTCGTCCAGGATCGGCTGCGGCGATTCGAGGaggtccggcggcggcggcgccatgctCGCGGGTTCGTTGGAGTCAGAGCTACTCACTTCCCCATTCCCCCCTTTGCTCAGATCCCGCCGCACGGCCTGGGAAGGGATGTCCTCCTGGCTGAACGGAAACTGAAGAAGCTAGCCAGTCCAGCCccgttcatcttcttcctcgtacTCCACCCTCAGCCTCGCCGCCCCACCTTCGCAGCCTCTCCGTCTCAACGGCTGGCCGTCCTCGCCGCAGCCCGACAACGATCCCATCCCGAAACCACCGTTTTTTTCTATTTAGATTTGAAAAAGGGAAGTCGAGTTGCCACTGTGGCCCACATGACAGAACACCCCAGGCTAGATGTTGGGGTTTAGTCCAACTTTCACCAATTTAATCGTGAATTCGtcttaaatttatttattttggaatATTTTCTATTGCAATTTTAATTTATACCGATTGCTTCGATCCACTTATAATTGATTCCCATTCACACGCTAACGTCCAACCCAGATTCATTCATAATAATCATAATAGGTATGTTGAGATCCGTTTAGAGTGTAATAATATCTACATATCAAAAGTATACTACTCGTAAGACGTATCAAATAAGTAAAATGCATCACATGTTCCAATTCTTTCACAAAGGTGCCAAGTTAGTTTCTAATCTTTCAAAACACACGTTTAAGTCATAATTGTTATTTAAGTGGTTTATCTCAGGTCCCTCTGGTATAAGCGCAGCTTCGAACGCATGCAGATGCAACCAGTGCAACGACTGCTCGAGGCGCCGCAACGGCAGTACAGTATGAAATCCTCCGATTCACAACCATAATCTCTCTTATTCCCAACTCTAATCCCGTCGGTTCTTCGATTTGGTCGATTTCTTGTAATGAATGATCAACATGACTGATTTGTAACataaattttgttgttttgattGGTAGGAATAAGTGACATGTTGTTGTCTATGGAAATTAATCATGGggaacttttttttgcggCTTTGGCATGAACAAGACGGATGTAGATGGGCCAATTGACTATTTTGATGGATGTGGTAGATACATGGTTGCCTCTTTGGATTAAGAACTTCATAGAATTAAGATATATTCACTCCAAGTGTAAGGTTTATTGGCTTCTCCCCCGGAAAGAACCAGGAATCATTGTCGCCATGTCGGGGACTCAGGGTTGAGTGCCAGGATAGGGCGAAGtcaactgaaattaaacagtcTAGAGTCAACTGAAATTCTCAAATCGAAACATAGGACGAAGGCGTTGTTAACCATCGGACTGAACTGAGTTCCAGCTATCCCTCTAACCTCACGAAGGCAACCTTCATTGGGTACAGCTTTAATTCCATTTCCCTGTCTTGTGTAGTACTAAAAATTGCTCCCTAAAAATAAAAGTATACAAGAAATTTAGGATACAACAGGTTAATCTAAACAAATAAACATATAGATAATGTCAAGTCCGTTCGTACTTCTGGGCTACAAACCAACGCGTACTGCGATTTGCATTTTCTTTCTGGCGTAATCCAAATAGCTCTTTTTCCACTTTGGAGACTGAAAGTAAACAATTAGTTTCCACTTCAGAAAGTTAGCAAATTTGGAGATAATCTAAATATACAAAAAGAAGGATTTCTTCACAGGGAAACAAACAAGACTAACTGACCATTTTTTTAACGGCCTCTATGATCAAGAGACGAGCTTTGTCTTCTGAAGTCTACAGGTAGAAAAATGTTACATCACTGCAAATTGTTCATTTTTAGTTGGACTTGGATCTCATGCAAATAATACTTTACCTTTTCATCAATGCAGGCCACATAGCTATACTGGAAAACAGAAACATACAAAAGAATTAGCAAgacaaaattataaaataaaacatttacTGACGAATTAACATGAAGAAGTTAACTAAATATTCTGTGACGACGAACCTACATTATCTTTCACTGAAGCTCTGAACTTGAGTGGATGATTTTCCATTGCAAGTTTGATATCAGAGTTGCGAGGGGGAAACATGTTTTCTTCGTATATTTGCTTCACAGCAGGAACAAATTCCATCTGAGCAATGTTGAATGAAGGAAATGTCAGTGTCACTTAGCATAAAAAGCTGGCACAAACAAGACAAAAACGCACCATAAATTGCTTCTGCAGAGTAAGGCAAGATCTAACCTTATCCTTAGCAACCCTTTTCCAAATCTCCAGATAGACAGCATAAAAGTCGTTGCGATTATCATAATCAAACTGAAGGCTGTCTATATATTCCAGAATTGAAAGAAGAGATGTCAGGTATCAACAACACATTTTCTCGCCAATTAAATTAGCAAGAAAGAGGTAGAGGCATTACGCTAAAGGCGCCCATAACTGCATCTCTGTAAATATTATGGTACGCTATCGCAATCTTCAGTGCTTGAAGATAAGCAATGGACTTGTATCTCTCCCACTACACGCAAAGTCATTGGTCATCACGCATGGCGTATGCGACTAGCATTAGTAAGCATTTGAATATAGTTATTAAGACACAAGAGGCTTTTGTGGATGCTTACCTGATGCTTGTCAAGTCCCACTTTTTCATCTATCCACTGTCATGTAACAAAAATACGTTATCAGACCAAGACGGTATATGATGAGTAGTTTACACTTAATTACATAATACACATACCTTAATTGCATTTGACATCTCCTCGCAGTAGCTGACATATTCCGCATCACCCTCATAGGTATGATAAGTTAAGCGGTAGTAATCCCAATCTGCATAGCTAccctgcaaaaaagaaaaatatttttaacaGGCTGCTGATATTAACGATTCAGTCAAATAGGGTTACAAGTTTTGATACTTGCATCATCATGAATCACTAGCCGCTGGTAATCGTTCAAGCTAGCACGCTGGCATAATTCAGGATCAAAGCACCATTCGAGATTCTTCTCGTAGCGCCTAAAGTAGCTCTCAGCCTGAAGAATTGCCGGCCGGTACTCGCGCTTCAGTTGAGCAATATCCAGTTTCTTTCCCGTCGATTTCAACTTCAGAGGGAAAGACAGAAAAGTACAGTAAGACAAATTAACCAGGGCAGAATCATCAAACTAAAATATATACACGACGACATAGACACGAACCTCCTGATCTTTGATACGGTAGAGGGCTAGTCGCTGATAAACTTTGAACAGCTGCGGTTCATCATATTTATCCCAAAAGGCTTCATCATCAGGAGGACCAGGGCTCAGCTGCTTAAAGTACTGAACAACTTGCTTAATGGCAGCCTCAAAATCCAGATGGAGGAGGTCTTCTGTTTTCCCTGCTCCTTGCTCCCTGCGTTGCATCTGTATGCTGCCGCTGTGGCTAAAATTTGGGAGATCGACAGGCGGAGGTAGAGACGGATTTCCCCCGCCCTGGCGAGGTATTTATTTGTATGCTGCATCTGTATGCTGCCGCTGTGTTGCATCTGTATGCTGACTGGTGGAGAAGTGAGCGAGTTGGAGTCGGATACAGTTTGGGAGTTGGATACGGTTCAGGCCCAGACCTCTGAAGCCCAGTTAGGTCTTGTTGGATCGTGGTCCTAAATTGACCGGTTTCTTAGTTCAGGGTGTAAATTGACCTTTCAAACAACTTAAGGGGTGAAAtagacactttttttttttccttttgtcgATCCACTGCAAATTGCTTCCCATTCACGCCAACATTCTagaaagtaaaaaaagagTCTATTTTACTCATAATTACCAAAATAGGCATAACTGAGATCTGTTTTTAGACAATGGAAGGTTATGTCCTCCACTCTCCCCGTCATCACAGATGAACACAGCCAAGTCTATAGAGGAGACTGAACCCGTGACATTAGATCAGGTAGGACAGAAAATTACTGAAGATTTAAATACAACATCTTTTGAATCAAAAGTGAGTCTAAACTTTTAAGCTTCGTCAAATGTCGAAGTCGATGGGGATGGTATCTTATGAAACTTGGTCCAAATGACCACATAAAAGTCAAGATGAAGCTCAATTGATTTAACTTCCAATTCTAAATAGCTATCTCCAGAGTGAACTCAAAAGTAACTCAAACAAGACCAAATGCTAAACATGGCACATTGTTCCCTCAGCATGTACACAGTATGGGACTTGACTTGTAATTACTACAGAATTGCAAATGAGAGGCATGTAATTGTAGCTGGATGCATGGACGGAACGTGTCAAACTAAAATGCAGACAAGTTCTGCATCAAATCACGCATGACGGCTCAAAAGAGCAGAAAAGAAGTGCCAGCCTCCAAAATCCTGCAAACGTACTCCCAAACAGTGAGCAATTCTACATGAGTTTTatgaaatcattttttttttggggttCCAAGAAAGCTATAGaatccataaaaaaaagcTATAGGAAACGACGCCAGATTGTACCAAGCCACTTGCATAGAGATAAGAAGACGAGCAGTCAAGGTTTGAGAGAGCATGACCAAGGAAAGGACACAGGAACATCTTGTTCCTACATTATGACCATATCTTGATAATCTCACCACACGACCACCAAAAGTGCACAATTATGTAACTCAGAAACAAGTACTCCTATGCAAGCTCTTCTCTGCTCCATCTTCAGTTGAATACATGCATAAGGGATCTCAC
This is a stretch of genomic DNA from Brachypodium distachyon strain Bd21 chromosome 1, Brachypodium_distachyon_v3.0, whole genome shotgun sequence. It encodes these proteins:
- the LOC106865788 gene encoding uncharacterized protein LOC106865788; this translates as MQRREQGAGKTEDLLHLDFEAAIKQVVQYFKQLSPGPPDDEAFWDKYDEPQLFKVYQRLALYRIKDQELKSTGKKLDIAQLKREYRPAILQAESYFRRYEKNLEWCFDPELCQRASLNDYQRLVIHDDGSYADWDYYRLTYHTYEGDAEYVSYCEEMSNAIKWIDEKVGLDKHQWERYKSIAYLQALKIAIAYHNIYRDAVMGAFNSLQFDYDNRNDFYAVYLEIWKRVAKDKMEFVPAVKQIYEENMFPPRNSDIKLAMENHPLKFRASVKDNYSYVACIDEKTSEDKARLLIIEAVKKMSPKWKKSYLDYARKKMQIAVRVGL